A single region of the Acetivibrio cellulolyticus CD2 genome encodes:
- a CDS encoding class II aldolase/adducin family protein encodes MEDLIRKNIVKVSKLMYDKELVNPYEGNVSILHEEQVYITPAGICKGYLTEDMIVVTDLNGNVLEGMYKPSSEIKLHLASYKLRSDIRSVVHAHPPFSTAYAVANKPIETKAYTEMIALFDKIPVAKYGTPSTDQITDGIKDYIDNYDIILLANHGIISVGTDIFNAFFKLEAAESMAKTLLLTKMLGGEKELPDVELEKLYEMNKKHSAIKL; translated from the coding sequence AAGCTTATGTATGATAAAGAATTGGTAAATCCGTATGAAGGTAATGTATCGATACTGCATGAAGAACAGGTATACATTACTCCCGCTGGGATTTGCAAAGGCTATTTAACTGAAGATATGATAGTTGTTACCGATTTAAATGGGAATGTGTTGGAAGGTATGTATAAACCATCTTCAGAAATTAAACTGCATCTTGCTTCATACAAGCTAAGAAGCGATATAAGATCTGTAGTACATGCTCATCCACCATTTTCGACTGCATATGCTGTTGCAAACAAGCCCATCGAGACAAAAGCATATACCGAAATGATAGCGTTATTTGATAAAATCCCTGTGGCTAAATACGGAACACCATCTACTGATCAAATAACTGATGGTATCAAAGACTATATAGATAATTATGACATTATTCTTCTTGCCAATCATGGCATAATTTCTGTAGGTACAGACATTTTTAATGCTTTTTTTAAGCTTGAGGCGGCAGAGAGTATGGCAAAAACCCTTCTTTTAACAAAGATGCTAGGAGGGGAGAAAGAACTGCCGGACGTTGAGTTGGAAAAATTATATGAAATGAATAAAAAGCATAGTGCAATTAAATTGTGA
- a CDS encoding tetratricopeptide repeat protein, producing MNKDLEKLNIFVSKYENYVKKNPKQAHGYYCLGWLNLNLAKYKDAQEHFEKAISIDSTHTLSKVGLIVTNVFRRKFVQAVNLYSQYRNDINRKNIFKIKMIRGVSEFYSKDSFFSKKSKETSNPLFYKLTIQPLLARLTEETDNFVLILLLAMYYMSVDERSLDIMYILKVCVYVEAIDDNMRWALIRAIADCGEKLYYDLDIASKFTSIPETDCPDEYVKTIYNTALLGRNKYKVKNIINSMNKSGKDMTLSMAWKYVDWSWNVELYDLSVYECCNRLLMSGWVDIVLLEMMAKLEKQNIITFTDEELSVLKIYDYCT from the coding sequence ATGAATAAAGATTTAGAAAAGTTAAATATCTTTGTTTCAAAATATGAGAATTATGTAAAGAAAAATCCTAAACAGGCGCATGGATATTACTGTCTTGGCTGGCTTAACTTGAATTTGGCTAAATATAAGGATGCCCAGGAGCATTTTGAAAAGGCTATTTCAATTGATTCAACTCATACTCTGTCTAAAGTGGGACTGATTGTGACAAATGTGTTCAGAAGAAAGTTTGTTCAGGCAGTAAATTTGTATAGCCAGTATCGTAACGATATAAACAGAAAAAATATATTCAAGATAAAAATGATCCGTGGAGTTAGCGAATTTTATTCTAAGGATAGTTTTTTTAGCAAGAAGAGTAAAGAGACATCTAATCCATTATTCTATAAGCTTACAATACAGCCTTTACTGGCCAGGCTAACAGAGGAAACGGATAATTTTGTGCTTATTTTGTTACTTGCCATGTATTATATGAGTGTGGATGAAAGAAGCCTTGATATTATGTACATTTTAAAGGTTTGTGTATATGTTGAGGCTATTGATGACAATATGAGATGGGCACTGATTAGGGCTATAGCTGACTGTGGTGAGAAGCTTTACTATGACTTGGATATAGCATCAAAATTTACAAGTATACCTGAAACTGATTGTCCTGATGAATATGTAAAAACCATATACAATACCGCTCTATTAGGCAGGAATAAGTATAAAGTCAAAAATATAATTAATTCCATGAACAAATCAGGGAAGGATATGACTTTGAGTATGGCGTGGAAATATGTTGATTGGTCGTGGAATGTTGAACTGTACGATTTATCGGTATATGAGTGCTGCAACAGGCTTTTGATGTCAGGTTGGGTCGATATAGTGTTACTTGAGATGATGGCAAAGTTGGAAAAGCAAAATATCATCACATTCACTGATGAAGAACTAAGTGTGTTGAAAATTTATGATTATTGTACATGA
- a CDS encoding valine--tRNA ligase has product MSEEKNIAKTYDPKQVEDRLYKEWMDKDYFHAVVDKNKTPYTIVIPPPNITGQLHMGHALDNTLQDILIRWKRMQGFSALWLPGTDHASIATEAKIVEAMAKEGIKKEDLGREKFLDRAWDWKKVYGGRIVEQLKKLGSSCDWKRERFTMDEGLSEAVKEVFIRLYKKDLIYRGERIINWCPKCNTSISDAEVEYEEKAGHFWHIKYPIKDSNEYVVVATTRPETMLGDTAVAVHPDDERYQHLIGKMVILPLVNREIPVIADEYVEKDFGTGVVKITPAHDPNDFEVGLRHNLPQIRVMDDKASMNEYAGQYQGMDRYEARKQIIDDLKNLDLLVKIQDHTHNVGTCYRCSTVIEPIISKQWFVKMKPLAEPAIEVVKNGTIKFVPERFSKIYFNWMENIQDWCISRQLWWGHRIPAYYCKECGNMMVDNDMPDVCPKCGSSRIEQDPDTLDTWFSSALWPFSTLGWPQQTEDLKYFYPTDVLVTGYDIIFFWVARMIFSGLEHMEKEPFKYVFIHGIVRDSQGRKMSKSLGNGIDPLEVIEQYGTDALRFALTIGTSPGNDLRFSSEKVESSRNFANKIWNASRFVLMNFDENIDFSKVDSTKFNSADKWILSRVNSLTKEVTENMDKFELGIALQKIYEFIWEEFCDWYIELVKPRLYDREDSSRLEAQYVLNYVLGSAMKLLHPYMPFITEEIYTHLINDDDSIMISKWPQYKEEYCFTAEEEKMNLIMNAIKNIRNIRAEMNVPPSKKAKTIFVASKPEDQEIIKEGKVFFERLASSSEVLVKSSKTDIPSDAVASMLPSVEIYIPLEDLIDIEKELERLEKEKANLQKELDRVNAKLGNEGFVAKAPANVIEEEKSKKVKYQEMYDKVIERLNGLKK; this is encoded by the coding sequence ATGAGTGAAGAAAAGAATATTGCAAAAACCTATGACCCCAAACAGGTTGAGGACAGGCTTTACAAGGAGTGGATGGATAAAGATTACTTTCATGCAGTTGTAGATAAGAATAAGACGCCGTATACCATTGTTATCCCTCCGCCAAATATCACAGGTCAGCTCCATATGGGACATGCATTAGACAACACCCTTCAGGATATTTTAATCAGGTGGAAAAGGATGCAGGGCTTTTCTGCTCTGTGGCTGCCAGGTACAGACCATGCCAGCATAGCTACCGAAGCTAAAATTGTTGAAGCAATGGCTAAGGAAGGTATAAAGAAGGAAGATCTCGGAAGAGAGAAGTTTTTAGATAGAGCATGGGACTGGAAGAAGGTTTATGGAGGAAGAATAGTTGAACAGCTTAAAAAACTTGGAAGCTCCTGTGACTGGAAACGTGAACGTTTTACCATGGACGAAGGTCTTTCTGAGGCTGTTAAAGAGGTATTTATAAGACTTTACAAAAAGGACCTGATATATAGGGGTGAAAGAATTATCAACTGGTGCCCTAAATGTAATACGTCCATTTCCGATGCAGAAGTTGAGTACGAAGAAAAGGCAGGGCACTTCTGGCATATAAAATATCCTATTAAGGACAGCAATGAATACGTTGTGGTAGCTACAACAAGACCAGAAACAATGCTCGGAGACACAGCTGTTGCAGTACATCCAGATGATGAGAGATACCAGCATCTCATAGGGAAGATGGTAATTCTGCCTTTGGTGAACAGAGAAATTCCTGTAATTGCGGATGAGTATGTTGAAAAGGATTTTGGTACAGGTGTTGTTAAAATTACTCCTGCTCACGATCCAAATGACTTTGAAGTAGGGTTAAGGCATAATCTACCCCAGATCAGGGTTATGGATGATAAGGCTTCAATGAACGAATATGCAGGCCAGTATCAGGGAATGGATAGATATGAGGCTAGAAAGCAGATTATAGATGACTTAAAGAATCTGGATCTTTTGGTTAAAATTCAGGATCACACACATAATGTAGGTACTTGCTACAGGTGTTCTACTGTTATTGAGCCTATTATTTCAAAACAGTGGTTTGTAAAAATGAAGCCTTTAGCGGAACCGGCTATTGAAGTTGTTAAAAACGGTACAATCAAGTTTGTTCCAGAAAGGTTTTCGAAGATATACTTTAACTGGATGGAGAATATTCAGGACTGGTGTATTTCCAGACAGCTCTGGTGGGGACACAGGATACCGGCATATTACTGCAAAGAGTGCGGTAACATGATGGTAGACAATGATATGCCAGATGTTTGTCCAAAGTGTGGAAGTTCAAGAATTGAACAGGACCCTGATACTTTGGATACATGGTTTAGTTCTGCTCTATGGCCGTTTTCAACTCTTGGCTGGCCTCAGCAGACTGAAGACCTTAAATACTTCTACCCTACAGATGTGTTAGTTACAGGTTATGATATAATATTCTTCTGGGTTGCAAGGATGATCTTCTCCGGTTTGGAGCACATGGAAAAAGAGCCGTTTAAGTATGTTTTCATTCATGGAATTGTAAGGGATTCTCAAGGAAGAAAGATGAGTAAGTCATTAGGAAACGGTATTGATCCGCTTGAAGTAATTGAACAATATGGCACTGATGCTTTAAGGTTTGCGCTTACAATCGGTACTTCACCTGGAAATGACTTGAGATTTTCAAGCGAAAAGGTTGAGTCCAGCAGAAATTTTGCCAATAAGATATGGAATGCTTCGAGATTTGTGCTCATGAACTTTGATGAAAACATCGATTTCTCAAAAGTGGATTCAACCAAGTTTAATTCAGCTGACAAATGGATCTTAAGCAGGGTAAACAGCCTTACAAAAGAAGTAACAGAGAATATGGATAAATTTGAGCTGGGGATAGCCCTCCAGAAGATATATGAATTCATATGGGAAGAATTCTGTGATTGGTACATTGAACTTGTAAAACCAAGACTTTATGACAGGGAAGACAGCTCAAGGCTTGAAGCTCAGTATGTGTTGAACTATGTACTGGGATCAGCTATGAAGCTTTTACATCCATATATGCCATTTATTACAGAAGAGATTTACACACATTTAATTAATGATGACGATAGCATCATGATTTCAAAATGGCCGCAATACAAGGAAGAATACTGCTTTACAGCAGAAGAAGAAAAGATGAATCTGATAATGAACGCTATAAAGAATATCAGAAATATTAGAGCAGAAATGAATGTTCCACCTTCAAAGAAGGCAAAAACGATATTTGTTGCTTCAAAGCCTGAGGATCAGGAAATTATTAAAGAGGGTAAGGTGTTCTTTGAAAGATTAGCATCAAGTTCTGAGGTTTTAGTAAAATCCTCAAAAACCGATATTCCTTCAGATGCTGTTGCTTCAATGCTTCCAAGTGTTGAAATCTATATTCCTTTAGAAGACCTGATAGATATTGAAAAAGAGCTGGAAAGGCTTGAAAAGGAAAAGGCAAATCTTCAAAAGGAACTAGACAGGGTTAATGCAAAACTTGGAAATGAAGGATTTGTTGCAAAGGCTCCAGCTAATGTTATTGAAGAGGAAAAGTCTAAAAAAGTAAAATATCAGGAAATGTATGATAAGGTTATTGAAAGGCTTAATGGGTTAAAAAAATAG
- the nifH gene encoding nitrogenase iron protein, whose protein sequence is MRQVAIYGKGGIGKSTTTQNLTAGLGEMGKKVMIVGCDPKADSTRLVLGGLAQKSVLDTLREEGEEVELENIMKDGVFGIKCVESGGPEPGVGCAGRGIITSINMLESLGAYTPDLDYVFYDVLGDVVCGGFAMPIREGKAQEIYIVASGEMMALYAANNICKGIQKYATTGGCRLGGIICNSRKVDGEKELLEAFAKELGSQLIYFVPRENQVQRAEINRKTVIEFSPEHEQAEAYRGLARAVDSNEMFVIPKPMVQDRLEEILMEHGILDI, encoded by the coding sequence ATGAGACAGGTAGCTATTTATGGAAAAGGTGGAATAGGAAAATCGACAACAACTCAGAATTTAACTGCTGGCCTAGGTGAAATGGGCAAGAAGGTTATGATAGTTGGATGTGATCCTAAAGCAGATTCAACAAGACTTGTTTTAGGTGGATTGGCACAAAAGAGTGTTCTTGATACTTTAAGAGAAGAAGGAGAAGAAGTTGAACTGGAAAACATTATGAAAGATGGTGTGTTTGGAATTAAATGTGTTGAATCAGGAGGGCCTGAACCGGGAGTTGGATGTGCAGGCAGAGGTATTATTACCTCAATAAATATGCTTGAGAGCCTTGGAGCATATACACCTGATTTGGACTATGTTTTCTATGATGTATTGGGAGACGTTGTTTGCGGTGGTTTTGCGATGCCTATAAGAGAAGGAAAAGCTCAGGAAATTTACATTGTTGCAAGCGGAGAGATGATGGCCTTATATGCTGCAAACAACATTTGTAAAGGTATTCAGAAATATGCAACTACCGGTGGATGTCGCCTAGGTGGAATAATTTGCAACAGTAGAAAAGTTGACGGCGAAAAGGAACTTTTGGAGGCCTTTGCAAAAGAATTGGGTAGTCAGTTAATTTACTTTGTACCTAGGGAAAATCAGGTTCAAAGAGCAGAAATCAATAGAAAAACAGTAATTGAATTCAGTCCTGAGCATGAACAGGCAGAAGCATACAGAGGACTTGCAAGAGCAGTAGACAGCAATGAAATGTTTGTTATTCCAAAGCCGATGGTACAGGACAGATTGGAAGAAATTCTTATGGAGCATGGAATATTGGATATCTAG
- a CDS encoding P-II family nitrogen regulator: MFMIRAILRPEKVGLVLSELCDAGFPAVTKMDVMGRGKQRGVKVGEVFYDEIPKEMLMMVVKDEDKDDVIKIVVKNAKTGEKGAFGDGKIFVSPVEEAYTISSGENGL, translated from the coding sequence ATGTTTATGATAAGAGCTATTTTAAGACCTGAAAAAGTGGGATTAGTATTGTCTGAATTATGTGATGCCGGTTTTCCAGCCGTAACAAAAATGGATGTTATGGGTCGTGGAAAGCAAAGAGGTGTAAAAGTAGGAGAAGTATTCTACGACGAAATACCAAAAGAGATGTTAATGATGGTAGTAAAAGATGAAGATAAGGACGATGTAATCAAAATAGTGGTCAAGAATGCTAAAACCGGTGAAAAGGGAGCATTTGGAGATGGAAAGATATTTGTAAGTCCTGTTGAAGAAGCATACACCATTAGTTCTGGAGAAAACGGGCTATAA
- a CDS encoding P-II family nitrogen regulator has protein sequence MKEVLAVIRMEMISKTKEALLNGGFPALNCRKVLGRGKKKVDFSIIENMINGAEIPSPAIAQALSEGHRLVPKRLLSLVVKDDEVSSVVDTIIKVNSKGKAGDGKIFIMPVSEVIRVRTGENGEEAI, from the coding sequence ATGAAGGAAGTACTTGCAGTTATAAGGATGGAAATGATAAGTAAGACAAAAGAAGCTCTGTTAAATGGCGGATTCCCAGCATTAAATTGCCGTAAAGTATTAGGACGCGGTAAGAAAAAGGTTGATTTTTCAATTATAGAAAATATGATTAACGGTGCAGAAATACCTTCTCCGGCTATAGCTCAAGCATTATCCGAAGGTCACAGGCTTGTACCTAAAAGACTTCTGTCATTAGTTGTCAAAGATGATGAAGTATCGAGTGTTGTCGACACAATTATTAAAGTAAACAGTAAGGGTAAAGCTGGAGATGGGAAAATATTTATAATGCCGGTTAGTGAGGTAATAAGAGTTAGGACCGGTGAAAATGGTGAAGAAGCAATTTAG
- the nifD gene encoding nitrogenase molybdenum-iron protein alpha chain, whose amino-acid sequence MNQNFDKVIEKYPAAVFKNRKKHIVVKDETSAEPQEVASNVRTIPGIITNRGCCYAGCKGVVLGPLRDAVIITHGPIGCGYYTWGTRRNKGRTKDDELNLLAYSFSTDLQESDIVFGGEKKLVQAIKEAVEIFKPKTIFICSTCPVGLIGDDIHAVAAKAEKEYGIKVTAFSCEGYKGVSQSGGHHIANNGLIKHIIGTGDKVVGKYSINMLGEYNIGGDGWEIERILKKIGYDIVATIPGNGTVEEMKSAHMATLNVIQCHRSINYIGEMMKTKYGQDWLKVNFIGINSTIKSLRDLAKYFDDPELTARTEAVIAEELEEIMPQLEEFKEVCKGKTAALFVGGSRAHHYQHLLKDIGVETILAGYEFAHRDDYEGREVIPNIKEDGDSKNIESIEVEADPKYYKVFLSEERYEKLKDEIPLNYYSGMIKDMKNGSYIIDDLNHYETEEFLNILKPDIFCSGIKDKYVSHKAGVFSKQLHSYDYSGPYAGFKGAVIFARDIAMGLKTPSWKLINPPWKTQPMLEGSYAEIEGGT is encoded by the coding sequence ATGAATCAAAATTTTGATAAGGTAATTGAAAAATATCCGGCAGCGGTGTTTAAAAATAGGAAAAAACACATTGTAGTGAAGGACGAAACAAGTGCTGAACCTCAAGAAGTAGCATCAAATGTCAGAACCATTCCGGGGATAATAACAAACAGAGGATGCTGTTATGCAGGTTGTAAAGGGGTTGTATTAGGGCCGCTTAGAGATGCAGTTATAATTACTCACGGTCCGATAGGATGTGGGTATTATACTTGGGGAACCAGAAGAAATAAAGGAAGAACAAAGGATGATGAACTCAATCTTTTAGCCTACAGTTTTTCAACAGACCTTCAGGAAAGTGACATAGTATTTGGAGGAGAAAAAAAGCTGGTTCAGGCAATAAAAGAAGCCGTAGAGATTTTTAAACCTAAAACTATTTTTATCTGTTCTACATGTCCTGTTGGTTTGATTGGTGACGATATTCACGCAGTTGCAGCAAAAGCAGAGAAAGAGTATGGAATAAAGGTTACAGCTTTTAGCTGTGAAGGTTACAAGGGTGTTAGCCAATCTGGAGGACACCACATTGCAAACAATGGTTTGATAAAACACATAATAGGTACTGGGGATAAAGTCGTCGGAAAATACTCAATCAATATGCTTGGTGAATACAACATTGGAGGTGACGGATGGGAAATCGAAAGAATTTTAAAAAAGATAGGCTATGATATTGTGGCTACGATACCTGGAAATGGTACTGTGGAGGAAATGAAAAGTGCTCATATGGCAACCTTGAATGTTATCCAATGCCATCGTTCCATCAACTACATTGGAGAGATGATGAAGACTAAGTATGGACAGGATTGGCTTAAGGTAAACTTTATTGGCATAAACAGCACTATAAAGAGCCTTAGAGATTTGGCAAAATATTTCGATGACCCTGAACTTACTGCAAGAACTGAAGCTGTAATAGCTGAAGAACTTGAGGAGATAATGCCTCAGCTTGAAGAATTTAAGGAAGTTTGTAAAGGAAAGACTGCTGCATTGTTTGTTGGAGGTTCAAGAGCCCACCATTATCAACACTTATTAAAAGATATAGGAGTTGAAACAATTCTTGCAGGTTATGAATTCGCACATAGAGATGATTATGAGGGTAGAGAGGTAATACCCAATATTAAGGAAGACGGAGACAGCAAAAATATTGAAAGTATTGAAGTTGAAGCTGATCCTAAGTACTATAAGGTTTTCCTGTCAGAGGAAAGATATGAAAAGCTTAAGGATGAAATACCTCTTAATTATTACTCCGGAATGATAAAAGATATGAAAAATGGAAGTTATATCATTGATGATTTAAACCATTATGAAACTGAAGAATTTCTAAATATTTTGAAACCGGATATTTTCTGTTCAGGAATAAAGGATAAATATGTTTCACATAAAGCCGGAGTCTTTTCAAAGCAGCTGCATTCTTATGATTATAGCGGTCCATATGCAGGGTTTAAAGGAGCAGTAATTTTTGCAAGAGACATTGCTATGGGACTGAAAACACCTTCGTGGAAACTTATTAATCCCCCATGGAAGACGCAGCCGATGCTTGAAGGAAGCTATGCAGAAATTGAAGGAGGGACTTGA
- the nifK gene encoding nitrogenase molybdenum-iron protein subunit beta, whose product MLDFTPKEYVDRKGLVINPAKTCQPVGAMYAALGIHKCLPHSHGSQGCCAYHRKLLTRNFRDPVMASTSSFTEGAAVFGGGTNLKTAIKNVFSIYNPDIIAIHTTCLSETIGDDIPAFVIDAQVPEGKYVIHANTPSYVGSHITGFSNMVKGMVKYLSKNSGEPNGKINVIPGFVNPSDMREMKRLMKAMGIEYIMFPDTSGVLDTAITGKYEMYPKGGTKIEDLIDAGNSKATIALGSFASADASYELDKKCKVPSSVLKTPIGIEATDKFLMELSRITGMEIPYELEEERGQVVDVMVDCHYHYHGKKVAIHGDPDLVIALTEFVLSLGMIPKYVLTGTPGEFFEKEVNAMLRDAQVEGKVKAAGDLFTLHQWIKEEPVDLIIGNTHGKYIARAEDIPFVRVGFPILDRSVHSYMPVVGYKGALRLIEMISNTLLDRKERDSADEDVELIM is encoded by the coding sequence ATGTTAGATTTTACACCTAAAGAATATGTTGATAGGAAAGGTTTGGTTATAAATCCTGCGAAAACATGTCAGCCAGTTGGAGCAATGTATGCAGCACTGGGAATACATAAGTGCCTTCCACACAGCCATGGCTCACAAGGGTGTTGTGCATATCACAGAAAGCTTTTAACCAGGAATTTCAGAGATCCTGTAATGGCGTCCACAAGTTCGTTTACTGAAGGAGCAGCTGTTTTTGGTGGTGGCACAAACTTAAAAACCGCAATAAAGAATGTATTTTCAATATATAACCCGGATATTATTGCAATTCATACAACATGTCTCTCAGAGACAATTGGAGATGATATACCTGCATTCGTAATAGATGCACAAGTTCCAGAAGGGAAATATGTAATACACGCAAATACACCAAGTTATGTTGGATCTCATATCACAGGCTTTTCAAATATGGTAAAAGGTATGGTGAAATACCTGTCAAAAAATAGTGGAGAGCCTAATGGTAAGATAAATGTTATACCGGGATTTGTAAATCCTTCCGATATGCGGGAGATGAAGAGGCTTATGAAGGCTATGGGGATAGAGTATATAATGTTCCCGGATACAAGTGGAGTTTTGGATACGGCTATAACAGGCAAGTATGAGATGTACCCAAAGGGTGGTACAAAAATTGAGGATCTGATAGATGCTGGTAATTCAAAAGCAACAATTGCATTAGGAAGCTTTGCCTCAGCAGATGCATCATATGAATTGGATAAAAAATGTAAAGTGCCTTCAAGTGTTCTAAAAACTCCAATTGGCATTGAGGCTACAGATAAGTTCTTAATGGAGTTGTCAAGAATTACTGGAATGGAAATACCCTATGAATTGGAGGAAGAGAGAGGTCAGGTTGTGGATGTAATGGTTGACTGCCATTATCATTATCATGGCAAAAAGGTAGCTATTCATGGCGATCCTGACCTGGTAATTGCACTTACTGAGTTTGTATTAAGTCTTGGAATGATTCCTAAATATGTATTGACAGGAACTCCTGGTGAGTTCTTTGAAAAGGAAGTTAATGCAATGCTTAGAGATGCTCAGGTGGAGGGCAAAGTTAAAGCAGCAGGTGACCTGTTTACTTTGCATCAATGGATTAAGGAAGAGCCTGTAGATCTTATCATTGGTAATACTCATGGAAAGTATATTGCCAGAGCTGAGGATATCCCTTTTGTACGTGTAGGTTTTCCTATATTAGATAGAAGTGTACATTCTTATATGCCTGTCGTTGGCTATAAGGGAGCTTTAAGGCTGATAGAAATGATAAGTAATACCTTGCTTGACAGAAAAGAAAGAGATTCTGCTGATGAAGATGTTGAACTTATAATGTAG
- the nifE gene encoding nitrogenase iron-molybdenum cofactor biosynthesis protein NifE, with amino-acid sequence MSNKVQSGVLEERKDFICFKSKDKSGNVKCEKDSVAGSVSQRACVYCGARVVLNPITDAFHIVHGPIGCASYTWDIRGSLSSGPESYRNSFSTDLREHDVVFGGEKKLALAIDEIYEKYSPKLIFVYATCIVGVIGDDIDAVCKKAEEKYKIRVIPVKSSGFAGNKSMGYKAACHALLKVMEENDAQKKSNGINILGDFNLAGEMWIVTEYLKKIGVNILAKITGDGRYKEIVKAPEASLNIVQCAGSMTYLAKEMEKKYNIPFVKVSFFGIEDTSISIMRVAEAVGGKEAIEKAKQLISEEKSKVEPLLDYYRKRLEGKKAAIYVGGGFKAISLIKQFNAIGMKTVMVGTQTGRPEEYEVLRSMADDGTVILDDANPAELEKFMMEKGADILVGGVKERPLAYKLGIAFCDHNHERKHPLCGFEGALNFAKEVDMSINSPVWNVIRQGGD; translated from the coding sequence ATGTCAAATAAAGTTCAAAGTGGAGTTCTTGAAGAAAGAAAAGACTTTATCTGTTTTAAATCAAAGGATAAAAGCGGAAATGTGAAATGTGAAAAAGACAGTGTGGCTGGAAGCGTTAGTCAGAGGGCCTGTGTATACTGTGGTGCAAGGGTTGTATTAAATCCTATTACCGATGCTTTTCATATAGTGCATGGACCAATAGGCTGTGCAAGTTATACGTGGGATATAAGAGGAAGCCTTTCAAGTGGCCCTGAAAGTTATAGGAACAGTTTTTCGACAGATCTTAGGGAACATGATGTGGTTTTTGGAGGAGAAAAAAAGCTGGCTTTGGCCATTGATGAAATATATGAGAAGTACTCACCCAAACTGATTTTTGTTTATGCAACATGTATAGTTGGTGTTATTGGTGACGATATTGATGCCGTTTGTAAAAAGGCAGAAGAAAAATATAAAATCCGTGTTATACCTGTGAAGTCAAGCGGGTTTGCAGGAAATAAGTCAATGGGGTATAAGGCGGCCTGCCACGCATTACTTAAGGTTATGGAAGAAAATGACGCACAAAAAAAGAGTAACGGTATAAATATTCTTGGTGATTTTAATCTTGCCGGTGAAATGTGGATTGTGACAGAATACTTAAAGAAAATTGGGGTTAATATTTTAGCCAAGATCACAGGGGATGGACGTTATAAGGAAATAGTAAAAGCACCGGAGGCATCTCTTAATATAGTTCAATGTGCAGGTTCTATGACTTATCTTGCAAAGGAAATGGAGAAAAAGTACAATATTCCGTTTGTAAAGGTTAGTTTCTTTGGAATTGAAGACACAAGTATTTCTATTATGAGAGTTGCAGAAGCGGTTGGAGGTAAAGAGGCTATAGAAAAAGCAAAACAGTTGATTAGTGAAGAAAAGAGTAAGGTGGAACCGTTGCTGGATTATTATAGGAAAAGACTTGAGGGGAAAAAAGCTGCAATTTATGTTGGCGGTGGGTTTAAAGCGATTTCACTAATAAAGCAGTTTAATGCCATCGGAATGAAGACTGTAATGGTTGGGACACAGACTGGTAGGCCTGAGGAGTACGAAGTTTTAAGAAGTATGGCGGATGATGGAACGGTAATATTGGATGATGCGAATCCTGCAGAGCTTGAAAAGTTTATGATGGAAAAGGGTGCGGATATCCTTGTGGGGGGAGTCAAGGAAAGGCCTTTGGCATATAAACTGGGAATAGCATTTTGTGATCATAATCATGAAAGGAAGCATCCGCTATGCGGTTTTGAGGGGGCTTTAAACTTCGCAAAAGAGGTTGATATGTCAATAAATAGTCCAGTATGGAACGTAATACGCCAAGGGGGTGATTAA